The following proteins are co-located in the Chroococcidiopsis sp. TS-821 genome:
- a CDS encoding MEKHLA domain-containing protein, which produces MFVWQQKEVICQSQRLMYSFEYWTGNALLDITGTPAEIAQALFTAPFVVVSHGIQADPIFNYGNQQALALWEFSWEEFTTLPSRKSAEEVIQQERDRLLAETTHKGYCHYSGVRISKTGQRFYIEDGIIWNVIDAENQNWGQAAVFSRYKFI; this is translated from the coding sequence ATGTTTGTTTGGCAGCAGAAGGAAGTTATCTGTCAAAGTCAGCGATTAATGTACAGTTTTGAGTACTGGACAGGGAATGCCTTACTCGATATTACGGGAACACCAGCGGAAATTGCCCAAGCTTTGTTTACTGCACCGTTTGTTGTCGTTTCGCATGGTATACAAGCCGACCCCATTTTTAACTATGGCAATCAGCAGGCGCTAGCACTGTGGGAATTTTCTTGGGAAGAGTTTACGACATTGCCTTCGCGCAAATCGGCTGAAGAGGTGATACAACAGGAACGCGATCGCCTACTTGCAGAAACAACTCATAAAGGTTATTGTCACTATTCTGGCGTCCGCATCTCAAAAACTGGTCAGCGATTCTATATCGAAGATGGGATAATTTGGAATGTGATTGATGCTGAAAACCAAAACTGGGGTCAAGCTGCGGTTTTTTCTCGGTATAAATTTATCTAA